In Rutidosis leptorrhynchoides isolate AG116_Rl617_1_P2 chromosome 2, CSIRO_AGI_Rlap_v1, whole genome shotgun sequence, one genomic interval encodes:
- the LOC139890614 gene encoding uncharacterized mitochondrial protein AtMg00810-like yields MHQPLGFRDTKYLNHVCLLQKSLYGLKQAPRAWYQRFADFVNTIGFVHSRCDNSLFIYRNGSHMAYILLYVDDIILTASSDTLRKSIITLLAHEFAMKDLGPLSDFLGIAVQRFSNRLFLQQSTYAKDIIERAGMSQCNPVRTPVDANAKLSGSDGPPVEDPTKYRSLAGALQYLTFTRPDISYAVQQVCLHMHDPRGPHLHALRRILRYLQGTLHYGLHLYKSSNTRLVAYTDADWAGCPDTRRSTSGFCVYLGDNLISWSSKRQPTLSRSSAEAEYRGVANVVSDTCWIRNLLLELHCPLPKCTLVYCDNVSAVFLSGNPVQHQRTKHIEMDIHFVREKVARGEVRVLHVPSRFQIADIFTKGLPRLIFDDFRDSLSIRPPPAETAGVY; encoded by the coding sequence ATGCACCAACCTCTCGGATTTCGTGATACAAAATATCTGAATCACGTATGTCTCCTTCAAAAGTCGTTATATGGTCTTAAGCAAGCCCCACGAGCGTGGTATCAACGGTTTGCAGATTTTGTTAATACCATTGGATTTGTTCATAGTAGGTGCGATAATTCACTTTTTATATATCGTAATGGTTCGCACATGGCTTATATTCTTTTATATGTGGATGACATTATCCTCACCGCTTCTAGTGACACACTTCGGAAATCGATTATTACTTTGTTAGCTCATGAGTTTGCGATGAAAGATCTAGGGCCATTGAGTGATTTTTTGGGCATTGCAGTTCAACGTTTTTCGAACCGACTCTTTTTACAGCAGTCTACATATGCGAAAGATATTATAGAACGTGCAGGGATGTCTCAATGCAATCCAGTTCGCACACCTGTTGACGCTAATGCGAAACTTAGTGGATCCGATGGCCCTCCTGTTGAGGATCCTACTAAGTATCGTAGTTTGGCTGGGGCGTTACAATATCTCACTTTTACTCGGCCTGATATTTCTTATGCGGTTCAACAGGTTTGTCTTCACATGCATGATCCGCGTGGTCCTCATTTACACGCATTGCGTCGCATCTTACGATATTTACAGGGAACTTTACATTATGGCTTGCACTTATATAAGTCGTCTAATACACGTCTTGTTGCTTATACTGATGCCGATTGGGCAGGGTGTCCCGACACTAGGCGTTCTACATCTGGGTTTTGTGTGTATCTTGGTGATAACCTTATTTCCTGGTCTTCTAAAAGACAACCGACATTGTCTCGCTCGAGTGCCGAAGCAGAATATCGTGGAGTTGCCAATGTCGTTTCTGATACTTGTTGGATACGTAATCTACTACTTGAGTTACATTGTCCGTTACCGAAATGTACTCTTGTGTATTGTGATAATGTTTCTGCCGTCTTCTTGTCCGGTAATCCAGTTCAACATCAAAGAACGAAGCATATTGAGATGGATATTCACTTTGTACGTGAAAAAGTAGCTCGTGGAGAAGTTCGAGTTCTTCATGTACCTTCCCGATTTCAAATCGCTGACATTTTCACCAAGGGATTACCAAGACTTATTTTTGATGATTTTCGAGACAGTCTCAGCATCCGGCCTCCTCCCGCTGAAACTGCGGGGGTGTATTAG